From Hydra vulgaris chromosome 15, alternate assembly HydraT2T_AEP, one genomic window encodes:
- the LOC100197741 gene encoding haloacid dehalogenase-like hydrolase domain-containing protein 3, with protein sequence MNRNVKLVTFDVFNTLIKTRGCIGSIYMKEINGFFKTNQNIETKEKNSVNTLNPHMVEKEFQDVLKHFQTAYPNFGYGKISSRKYWDLIVQKTFKNLNCNFNDQFSQKLSATLYDNFCLADYWEVFSDVIPALTKLKSSKLKVGIISNFDERLPKILERLQLASYFDFFIISGCCGLYKPEKHIYKLALNKGLCNPNECLHIGDDVSKDYDGPRSIGMNALIIDRTMKKSERPYINSLEDVLLFY encoded by the coding sequence atgaacaGAAATGTAAAACTTGTGACATTTGATGTTTTCAATACTCTAATCAAAACAAGAGGTTGTATTGGTTCAatatatatgaaagaaataaatggtttttttaaaacaaatcaaaacatTGAGACAAAAGAAAAGAATAGTGTAAATACTTTAAATCCTCATATGGTTGAAAAAGAATTTCAAGATGTGTTAAAGCACTTTCAGACTGCATACCCAAATTTTGGTTATGGAAAAATTTCAAGCAGGAAATATTGGGATTTAAtagtacaaaaaacatttaagaatttaaattgcaattttaatGATCAGTTTTCACAAAAGTTATCTGCAACACTGTATGATAATTTTTGTTTGGCTGATTATTGGGAAGTTTTTTCAGATGTTATACCTGCTTTAACAAAACTAAAGAGTTCTAAGCTAAAAGTTGGTATTATTTCCAATTTTGATGAGCGTTTACCAAAAATCCTTGAGCGTTTGCAGCTTGCTTCATATTTtgacttctttattatttctgGTTGTTGTGGACTTTATAAACCAGAAAAGCATATTTATAAACTTGCATTAAACAAAGGATTATGTAATCCTAATGAATGCTTACATATTGGTGATGATGTAAGTAAAGACTATGATGGTCCTCGCTCTATTGGAATGAATGCATTAATAATTGATAGaacaatgaaaaaaagtgaGAGACCTTACATAAATTCATTAGAAGATGTTCTattgttttattga